In a single window of the uncultured Dysgonomonas sp. genome:
- a CDS encoding GDP-L-fucose synthase → MEKDAKIYIAGHRGLVGSAILRNLKNKGYTNFILKTYAELDLTSQTEVADFFAKEKPEYVFLAAAKVGGIVANNTYRGQFIYENLMIQNNVIHQSYVNNVKKLVFLGSSCIYPKEAFQPMSENVLLTGPLEYTNEPYAIAKIAGLKMCESYNIQYNTNFIAVMPTNLYGPNDNFNLETSHVLPAMIRKIHLGKCLEVSAWDIIRKDFDLRPIEGITGQSSEEEILNIMCKYGVKKVGDKVQVELWGSGKPMREFLWSDEMADATVFVMESVNFLDLISVIEGKEIRNTHINVGTGVEISIKDVANIIKKVVDFSGDLWFNTEKPDGTMRKLSDVSKLNSLGWKHKVEIEDGLNRMYSWYNKYIVD, encoded by the coding sequence ATAGAAAAAGACGCTAAAATATATATAGCCGGACACAGAGGGTTAGTTGGCTCTGCAATTCTCAGAAATCTGAAGAATAAAGGATATACTAATTTTATATTAAAAACCTATGCAGAACTAGATCTGACTAGTCAAACGGAAGTAGCCGATTTTTTTGCAAAAGAAAAACCAGAATACGTCTTTTTAGCAGCGGCTAAAGTTGGGGGTATAGTGGCTAATAATACATATCGCGGTCAGTTTATATATGAAAATTTGATGATTCAGAATAATGTTATTCATCAATCATATGTAAATAATGTGAAAAAATTAGTATTTTTGGGCAGTTCTTGTATTTATCCGAAAGAAGCATTTCAGCCGATGTCTGAAAATGTTCTGCTGACAGGACCTTTGGAATATACAAACGAACCGTATGCTATAGCGAAAATCGCAGGATTGAAAATGTGTGAGAGTTATAACATTCAGTATAATACAAATTTTATAGCTGTAATGCCCACAAATCTGTACGGACCGAATGATAACTTTAATTTGGAAACCTCTCATGTCCTGCCTGCTATGATTCGCAAGATTCACTTAGGGAAGTGTCTCGAAGTAAGTGCGTGGGATATAATAAGGAAGGATTTTGACTTACGCCCGATAGAAGGTATAACAGGACAGTCTTCAGAAGAAGAGATTCTTAATATTATGTGTAAATATGGTGTTAAGAAAGTTGGAGATAAAGTTCAGGTTGAGTTATGGGGTTCAGGAAAACCTATGCGGGAATTTCTCTGGAGTGACGAAATGGCTGATGCAACTGTTTTTGTAATGGAGTCTGTAAACTTTTTAGACTTAATTAGTGTTATAGAAGGTAAAGAAATCCGAAATACACATATTAATGTGGGGACAGGTGTTGAAATATCGATAAAAGATGTCGCGAATATTATAAAAAAAGTAGTGGATTTTTCAGGAGATCTGTGGTTTAATACAGAAAAACCTGATGGAACTATGAGAAAATTGTCAGATGTCTCTAAGTTGAATTCATTGGGATGGAAACATAAGGTTGAAATAGAAGATGGATTAAACCGGATGTATTCGTGGTACAATAAATATATAGTAGATTAA